One Dermacentor silvarum isolate Dsil-2018 chromosome 10, BIME_Dsil_1.4, whole genome shotgun sequence genomic window carries:
- the LOC119431088 gene encoding RNA polymerase II-associated protein 3 isoform X1, whose product MPSEPRCQPSTTNTHNAAYEEYLRNLRSWEASIKMKDAQLRSLKSKLQPATDPMPVKRPASSEDKNTPCAGNAVSRDPDSMVALETLTNDESTSETSGSEDEQFQAEWKRQRALIEKEKGNRLFKDGRYDEAIESYGIGIECDPQNPVLYANRAMAFLRKNMFGAAEEDCNRALEWDPNYVKAYHRRGLARQSLSKKALAAEDFRMVLSLEPNNKEARQHLTKLEKELKAGTGDMVTTKPSSSSHSSNAKEPAGQVEKPAKKGSAAEKVSLPIRAVTAVKVEPLSAPRNRRASERLLKRVPIRDVPGGTPLKEEWVAATKMHEPELPPPAPSSYQFQVDWKQLAPFPELRYRYLKQMNPSKLGTFFHESMETELFCDILCILENQFVRDGVDIYPILSSLPKVGRFSTLVMFLASEDKKRLARLLAIASKVDPGLADSYGM is encoded by the exons ATGCCGTCCGAGCCGCGCTGTCAGCCTAGCACGACGAACACTCACAACGCGGCTTACGAAGAATATCTGCGCAACCTCCGAAGTTGGGAGGCCAGCATCAAGATGAAAGACGCACAGCTTCGCTCCTTGAAGTCCAAGCTCCAGCCGGCCACG GATCCCATGCCTGTGAAGAGACCTGCATCGTCTGAAGATAAAAACACACCATGTGCAGGCAATGCAGTGTCGAGAGATCCAGACTCCATGGTTGCATTAGAAACTTTGACAAAT GATGAAAGCACGTCAGAGACTAGTGGCAGTGAAGACGAGCAGTTTCAAGCTGAATGGAAACGTCAGCGAGCActtattgaaaaagaaaag GGTAACAGACTCTTCAAAGATGGCCGCTATGATGAAGCAATTGAAAGCTACGGCATAGGCATTGAATGTGACCCCCAGAATCCAGTGCTCTATGCCAATAGGGCAATGGCCTTCTTGCGTAAGAACAT GTTTGGCGCTGCTGAAGAAGACTGCAATCGGGCCCTGGAGTGGGATCCCAACTACGTGAAAGCCTACCACCGGCGTGGTCTGGCTCGGCAAAGCCTCTCCAAGAAGGCACTTGCTGCAGAGGATTTCCGCATGGTCCTCTCCCTGGAACCAAACAACAAGGAAGCGAGGCAGCACTTGACCAAACTAGAAAAG GAATTAAAGGCGGGCACTGGTGACATGGTCACAACAAAGCCTTCCTCAAGTTCCCACTCTTCAAATGCCAAAGAACCAGCAGGTCAAGTTGAAAAGCCAGCGAAGAAGGGCTCTGCAGCTGAAAAGGTGTCATTGCCCATCAGAGCAGTGACTGCAGTTAAAGTGGAGCCCCTGAGCGCCCCTAGAAACAGGAGAGCATCAGAA AGACTGCTGAAGAGGGTACCCATCCGTGACGTGCCAGGCGGAACGCCCCTCAAAGAGGAGTGGGTGGCAGCAACAAAGATGCATGAGCCGGAGCTCCCGCCACCTGCACCAAGTTCGTACCAGTTTCAGGTCGACTGGAAGCAGCTGGCCCCATTTCCcgagctgcgctacagatacctcAAG CAAATGAACCCGAGCAAATTAGGAACGTTTTTTCACGAGTCGATGGAGACCGAACTCTTCTGTGACATCCTGTGCATCCTGGAGAACCAGTTTGTGAG GGATGGTGTAGATATCTACCCCATTTTGAGCAGCCTGCCGAAAGTGGGCCGTTTCTCAACATTAGTTATGTTCCTTGCAAGTGAAGACAAGAAGC
- the LOC119431393 gene encoding 39S ribosomal protein L16, mitochondrial isoform X2 has product MGLKLWKVPPTYEGVEFPEERKLRNLEKVPTYPHGVRPPKMFKDLASIRGPELVHNRLLYNQYGIMALSGAFLRPGHIDMIRLNINKKLDVTRMFAVWRIDPPWKPITKKGQGKRMGGGKGPIDHYVTPIKAGRVIIEVGGHVDFEEIKPLLQQVCYKLPVDAIPISNELLQKIKREEEKLERKNINPFTIERVIDYKMHDSAQWISKYDRKYYTKYV; this is encoded by the exons ATGGGCCTCAAACTGTGGAAGGTGCCTCCAACGTACGAAG GTGTGGAGTTCCCAGAGGAGAGGAAACTACGCAACCTTGAAAAGGTGCCAACATACCCACATGGTGTGCGGCCTCCGAAGATGTTCAAGGACCTGGCCTCCATCCGTGGTCCTGAGCTCGTGCACAACAGACTGTTATACAACCAGTACGGCATAATG GCCCTGTCGGGTGCCTTCCTTCGACCAGGTCACATCGACATGATCCGTCTCAATATAAACAAGAAACTTGATGTGACTAGAATGTTTGCCGTGTGGCGGATTGACCCACCATGGAAGCCTATTACCAAAAAG GGTCAGGGAAAAAGGATGGGTGGTGGCAAAGGCCCCATAGACCACTATGTGACACCCATCAAAGCGGGACGTGTCATCATCGAGGTTGGCGGCCACGTGGATTTTGAGGAAATCAAGCCACTCTTACAGCAG GTATGTTACAAGCTTCCTGTGGATGCCATACCAATCAGCAATGAACTGCTTCAAAAAATCAAACGTGAAGAGGAGAAGCTGGAGAGAAAAAACATCAATCCCTTTACCATTGAGCGGGTCATAGACTACAAAATGCATGACTCTGCTCAGTGGATCAGCAAATACGACCGGAAATACTACACGAAATATGTGTGA
- the LOC119431393 gene encoding 39S ribosomal protein L16, mitochondrial isoform X1, producing the protein MAAPMSVMLGVASKSMQLMSCKSRVPQVVACMGLKLWKVPPTYEGVEFPEERKLRNLEKVPTYPHGVRPPKMFKDLASIRGPELVHNRLLYNQYGIMALSGAFLRPGHIDMIRLNINKKLDVTRMFAVWRIDPPWKPITKKGQGKRMGGGKGPIDHYVTPIKAGRVIIEVGGHVDFEEIKPLLQQVCYKLPVDAIPISNELLQKIKREEEKLERKNINPFTIERVIDYKMHDSAQWISKYDRKYYTKYV; encoded by the exons ATGGCGGCCCCCATGTCGGTCATGCTCGGTGTTGCATCGAAATCCATGCAGCTCATGAGCTGCAAAT CCCGGGTTCCTCAAGTGGTCGCCTGCATGGGCCTCAAACTGTGGAAGGTGCCTCCAACGTACGAAG GTGTGGAGTTCCCAGAGGAGAGGAAACTACGCAACCTTGAAAAGGTGCCAACATACCCACATGGTGTGCGGCCTCCGAAGATGTTCAAGGACCTGGCCTCCATCCGTGGTCCTGAGCTCGTGCACAACAGACTGTTATACAACCAGTACGGCATAATG GCCCTGTCGGGTGCCTTCCTTCGACCAGGTCACATCGACATGATCCGTCTCAATATAAACAAGAAACTTGATGTGACTAGAATGTTTGCCGTGTGGCGGATTGACCCACCATGGAAGCCTATTACCAAAAAG GGTCAGGGAAAAAGGATGGGTGGTGGCAAAGGCCCCATAGACCACTATGTGACACCCATCAAAGCGGGACGTGTCATCATCGAGGTTGGCGGCCACGTGGATTTTGAGGAAATCAAGCCACTCTTACAGCAG GTATGTTACAAGCTTCCTGTGGATGCCATACCAATCAGCAATGAACTGCTTCAAAAAATCAAACGTGAAGAGGAGAAGCTGGAGAGAAAAAACATCAATCCCTTTACCATTGAGCGGGTCATAGACTACAAAATGCATGACTCTGCTCAGTGGATCAGCAAATACGACCGGAAATACTACACGAAATATGTGTGA
- the LOC119431088 gene encoding RNA polymerase II-associated protein 3 isoform X2 yields MRPDHVPCPVHQLMLDPMPVKRPASSEDKNTPCAGNAVSRDPDSMVALETLTNDESTSETSGSEDEQFQAEWKRQRALIEKEKGNRLFKDGRYDEAIESYGIGIECDPQNPVLYANRAMAFLRKNMFGAAEEDCNRALEWDPNYVKAYHRRGLARQSLSKKALAAEDFRMVLSLEPNNKEARQHLTKLEKELKAGTGDMVTTKPSSSSHSSNAKEPAGQVEKPAKKGSAAEKVSLPIRAVTAVKVEPLSAPRNRRASERLLKRVPIRDVPGGTPLKEEWVAATKMHEPELPPPAPSSYQFQVDWKQLAPFPELRYRYLKQMNPSKLGTFFHESMETELFCDILCILENQFVRDGVDIYPILSSLPKVGRFSTLVMFLASEDKKRLARLLAIASKVDPGLADSYGM; encoded by the exons ATGCGACCTGACCACGTGCCTTGCCCTGTTCACCAGCTGATGCTG GATCCCATGCCTGTGAAGAGACCTGCATCGTCTGAAGATAAAAACACACCATGTGCAGGCAATGCAGTGTCGAGAGATCCAGACTCCATGGTTGCATTAGAAACTTTGACAAAT GATGAAAGCACGTCAGAGACTAGTGGCAGTGAAGACGAGCAGTTTCAAGCTGAATGGAAACGTCAGCGAGCActtattgaaaaagaaaag GGTAACAGACTCTTCAAAGATGGCCGCTATGATGAAGCAATTGAAAGCTACGGCATAGGCATTGAATGTGACCCCCAGAATCCAGTGCTCTATGCCAATAGGGCAATGGCCTTCTTGCGTAAGAACAT GTTTGGCGCTGCTGAAGAAGACTGCAATCGGGCCCTGGAGTGGGATCCCAACTACGTGAAAGCCTACCACCGGCGTGGTCTGGCTCGGCAAAGCCTCTCCAAGAAGGCACTTGCTGCAGAGGATTTCCGCATGGTCCTCTCCCTGGAACCAAACAACAAGGAAGCGAGGCAGCACTTGACCAAACTAGAAAAG GAATTAAAGGCGGGCACTGGTGACATGGTCACAACAAAGCCTTCCTCAAGTTCCCACTCTTCAAATGCCAAAGAACCAGCAGGTCAAGTTGAAAAGCCAGCGAAGAAGGGCTCTGCAGCTGAAAAGGTGTCATTGCCCATCAGAGCAGTGACTGCAGTTAAAGTGGAGCCCCTGAGCGCCCCTAGAAACAGGAGAGCATCAGAA AGACTGCTGAAGAGGGTACCCATCCGTGACGTGCCAGGCGGAACGCCCCTCAAAGAGGAGTGGGTGGCAGCAACAAAGATGCATGAGCCGGAGCTCCCGCCACCTGCACCAAGTTCGTACCAGTTTCAGGTCGACTGGAAGCAGCTGGCCCCATTTCCcgagctgcgctacagatacctcAAG CAAATGAACCCGAGCAAATTAGGAACGTTTTTTCACGAGTCGATGGAGACCGAACTCTTCTGTGACATCCTGTGCATCCTGGAGAACCAGTTTGTGAG GGATGGTGTAGATATCTACCCCATTTTGAGCAGCCTGCCGAAAGTGGGCCGTTTCTCAACATTAGTTATGTTCCTTGCAAGTGAAGACAAGAAGC